Proteins encoded in a region of the candidate division WOR-3 bacterium genome:
- the era gene encoding GTPase Era — MKVGYCGLVGKPNVGKSTLLNALLKYKLAIISPKPQTTRHRILGILSGEGYQILFLDSPGILTPKYTLQEMMVKEIMEVITDSDVILFVTEAFGPPDEIEEKNLKRLLAEKKPTLIVINKVDLVPKDSLLPIIDKYQEMGFKDIYPISALQLDGIEELKKGIVEKLPEGEPYYPPEEISDRPQRFFVAEILREAIFNLYGEEIPYATTVEVEEFKEREGGKDYIRAIIYVEKPSQKKIIIGEGGKAIKRLGSWARKNIENFLGKEVYLELWVKVAEGWRKDINFIRDKIYNP, encoded by the coding sequence ATGAAGGTTGGTTATTGCGGATTGGTTGGAAAACCTAATGTGGGAAAGTCAACCCTCCTTAACGCCCTCCTCAAATATAAGTTAGCAATCATCTCTCCCAAACCCCAGACCACCCGCCATCGGATTTTAGGGATTTTAAGCGGTGAAGGTTATCAGATCCTCTTCTTAGACTCTCCAGGGATTTTAACCCCCAAATACACCCTCCAAGAGATGATGGTGAAGGAGATTATGGAAGTGATTACGGATTCTGATGTCATCCTTTTCGTTACCGAAGCCTTCGGTCCCCCAGATGAGATCGAAGAGAAGAATTTGAAGAGATTGCTGGCAGAGAAGAAGCCGACGCTGATCGTCATTAATAAGGTGGACTTGGTGCCTAAGGATTCGCTTTTACCGATAATTGATAAGTATCAGGAGATGGGTTTTAAAGATATCTATCCCATTTCCGCTTTGCAATTGGATGGGATTGAAGAGTTGAAAAAGGGGATTGTTGAGAAATTACCAGAAGGGGAACCTTATTATCCACCGGAGGAGATTTCCGACCGTCCCCAACGCTTCTTCGTGGCAGAGATTTTAAGGGAGGCAATTTTTAACCTTTACGGAGAGGAGATCCCTTACGCCACAACCGTGGAGGTGGAAGAGTTTAAAGAAAGGGAAGGGGGGAAGGATTACATCCGGGCGATAATCTATGTGGAGAAGCCTTCCCAAAAGAAGATTATTATTGGTGAGGGCGGAAAGGCGATAAAAAGATTAGGGAGTTGGGCAAGAAAAAATATAGAGAATTTTTTAGGTAAAGAAGTCTATTTGGAATTATGGGTCAAAGTGGCGGAAGGTTGGCGTAAGGATATAAACTTCATCAGAGATAAAATCTATAATCCATAG
- a CDS encoding HAD family phosphatase, with the protein MGFGAIFDYDGVIVDTEPIYLLAMQEMAKKRGKDFTLETKREVMGTGGLLSMKIMKERLSLKENPEELLKERSEIYGRLLSRFGIAPRPGLFFALTLFKKMGFEKAIASSSQRKWIEMGLKSLGIENEFKVIVSGEEVKEAKPAPEIFLLASSRLGIDKEKCLVLEDTLPGVKAAKGARMRCIAIPNQYNQDEDFSLADRKISSLLEITEEMIREIFL; encoded by the coding sequence TTGGGATTTGGTGCGATCTTTGACTACGACGGGGTGATTGTTGATACCGAGCCCATCTATCTTCTGGCGATGCAGGAGATGGCAAAGAAAAGGGGTAAGGATTTTACCTTAGAGACGAAAAGGGAAGTTATGGGAACCGGTGGTCTATTGAGTATGAAGATTATGAAGGAGAGGCTCTCCTTAAAGGAAAATCCAGAAGAACTATTAAAAGAAAGAAGTGAGATTTACGGTCGGTTATTGTCAAGATTTGGCATTGCGCCCCGCCCGGGTCTATTTTTCGCTTTGACCCTTTTTAAGAAGATGGGTTTTGAGAAAGCGATTGCCTCCTCTTCCCAAAGAAAGTGGATTGAGATGGGATTAAAAAGTTTAGGTATTGAAAATGAGTTTAAAGTGATCGTCTCGGGAGAAGAGGTGAAGGAGGCAAAGCCTGCTCCGGAGATCTTCCTTTTAGCCAGTTCCCGCTTGGGGATTGATAAGGAGAAGTGCTTGGTCTTAGAAGACACCTTACCCGGGGTAAAGGCGGCAAAGGGGGCAAGGATGAGGTGTATTGCCATCCCCAATCAATACAATCAAGATGAAGATTTCTCCTTAGCAGACCGCAAAATTAGTAGTTTATTAGAAATCACGGAGGAGATGATAAGAGAGATCTTCCTCTAA
- a CDS encoding T9SS type A sorting domain-containing protein produces the protein MKKIIGFSLFIFSSLLWAQKKDNWCGTLFALERFLAKSPLQRPDLSPESIIETEHFLIHYTLYGQNRSDPTYAQAVASYFEYSWHKQMDTMGWAAPPPDYGQGGDDRYDVYIYDLPSGVGGWCVTEAWYSEPYPNGATSWIGIDNGLGLGNFLKVACAHEFSHASQFRYSAREMNFIYENTAVWMEDCCYEEINDYVGYLSTSPNPLGNPDYPITSVQNLYLYAGGIWFMFLEDRYDITCPRRVWERMGEVAGENTLSAIDSVLREYYSSNLREALKDYALWRYFVGMRADTTHFFKEGNLWPTSYLLRTITEYPTWGTEDPRPPFAPGGCDFIQLQNGGGKLLLNFNGEDGYKWRLWVIGYKSGNHFIFEMRLDSLTNVGRDSFNWGDRVHFALIPVVCDWEFHSGALIFDYDVDCRILRDVGVASLVGIPGSVDTGSFFIPKAWVKNYGRQSETFDAIFRVGDFYTNQRRLTLSPNDSFLQEFSPCTLRARGYQNYICTLALEGDERVANNFRTGRILVLVRDVGVLEILEPVGTVPQGRVIQPKAKVKNFGNLPVQFDCHFWINSWRTTKRVNLAAGREFDLTFDSTWLANDTGQFTVRCSTAYADDKNPFNDKVEGSFSVSPSGIGEGKGKRIIFDKEKMEVYNALGIKVYEGEKISLFQLPSGIYFLNPLSDKKARKKVLIVR, from the coding sequence ATGAAAAAAATAATCGGCTTTTCGCTTTTTATCTTCTCTTCCCTTCTTTGGGCTCAAAAGAAAGATAATTGGTGCGGAACCCTCTTCGCCTTAGAGAGATTTTTAGCTAAAAGTCCTCTTCAAAGGCCTGACCTCTCTCCGGAATCAATTATTGAGACTGAGCACTTTCTCATTCATTACACCCTTTACGGTCAAAACCGTTCGGATCCCACCTATGCCCAGGCGGTTGCCAGTTACTTTGAATATTCCTGGCACAAGCAGATGGATACGATGGGTTGGGCGGCACCACCACCGGATTATGGCCAAGGTGGTGATGACCGTTACGATGTTTACATCTATGACCTACCCTCCGGTGTCGGCGGTTGGTGTGTAACAGAAGCCTGGTATTCAGAACCCTATCCTAATGGAGCCACAAGTTGGATCGGTATTGATAACGGTCTAGGTCTCGGCAATTTCTTAAAGGTTGCCTGTGCCCATGAGTTTAGCCACGCCTCCCAATTTCGTTACAGTGCCCGGGAGATGAATTTTATCTATGAGAATACAGCGGTCTGGATGGAAGATTGCTGTTACGAAGAGATAAATGACTATGTCGGCTATTTGTCCACCTCTCCCAATCCCTTAGGCAATCCCGACTATCCCATCACCTCAGTTCAAAATCTCTATCTCTACGCCGGAGGAATTTGGTTTATGTTCTTAGAAGACAGATACGATATAACTTGTCCCCGCCGGGTCTGGGAAAGGATGGGAGAAGTGGCCGGGGAGAATACCCTTTCGGCAATTGATTCTGTCCTCCGGGAATATTACTCCTCCAATCTAAGGGAGGCACTAAAAGATTATGCCCTCTGGCGCTATTTTGTCGGGATGCGTGCGGATACGACGCACTTCTTTAAGGAAGGAAACCTCTGGCCCACCTCTTATCTTTTAAGGACAATCACCGAGTATCCAACCTGGGGGACCGAAGACCCCCGTCCGCCTTTTGCTCCTGGGGGTTGTGACTTTATCCAACTCCAAAATGGTGGTGGCAAGTTGCTCCTAAACTTTAATGGGGAAGATGGGTATAAGTGGCGGCTCTGGGTCATTGGCTATAAGTCAGGAAATCATTTTATCTTTGAGATGCGACTTGATTCGCTCACCAATGTTGGGCGGGATTCTTTCAATTGGGGTGACCGGGTCCATTTTGCCTTAATTCCTGTGGTTTGTGATTGGGAATTTCACTCCGGGGCTTTAATCTTTGATTACGATGTGGACTGCCGAATTTTAAGGGATGTCGGTGTCGCTTCGCTGGTCGGTATACCCGGTTCGGTGGATACTGGTTCTTTCTTCATCCCTAAAGCCTGGGTGAAAAATTACGGCAGGCAAAGTGAAACATTTGATGCCATCTTTCGGGTTGGTGATTTCTATACCAACCAAAGAAGGCTCACCCTCTCCCCAAACGACTCTTTCTTACAAGAATTTTCTCCCTGTACTTTAAGGGCGCGCGGTTATCAAAACTATATCTGCACCTTAGCCTTAGAAGGCGACGAAAGGGTTGCCAATAATTTTAGAACCGGCCGGATATTGGTTCTGGTGCGGGATGTTGGCGTCTTAGAGATTTTAGAACCAGTGGGTACTGTCCCCCAAGGAAGGGTGATTCAACCAAAAGCAAAGGTGAAGAACTTTGGTAACCTACCGGTCCAATTTGATTGCCACTTTTGGATCAATTCCTGGCGGACAACGAAGCGGGTAAACTTAGCCGCGGGCCGGGAATTTGATCTCACCTTTGATTCCACCTGGCTAGCGAATGATACTGGTCAATTCACTGTCAGATGCTCAACCGCCTACGCGGATGATAAAAACCCTTTTAACGACAAGGTGGAGGGAAGTTTTTCTGTTTCTCCTTCCGGAATCGGCGAGGGAAAGGGAAAAAGGATTATTTTTGATAAGGAGAAGATGGAGGTTTATAACGCCTTAGGGATTAAGGTTTATGAGGGGGAGAAAATCTCCCTCTTCCAACTTCCCTCCGGCATTTACTTTTTAAATCCCCTATCGGATAAAAAGGCAAGAAAGAAGGTTTTAATTGTCCGTTAA
- the groL gene encoding chaperonin GroEL (60 kDa chaperone family; promotes refolding of misfolded polypeptides especially under stressful conditions; forms two stacked rings of heptamers to form a barrel-shaped 14mer; ends can be capped by GroES; misfolded proteins enter the barrel where they are refolded when GroES binds) — MAAKEIKFNEEARRAILRGVEILARAVKATLGPRGRNVAIEKKWGAPTITKDGVSVAKEIELEDKFENMGAQMVKEVASKTSDVAGDGTTTATILAEAIYREGLKVVSAGANAMAVQRGIEKAVAQTVEELKKMSKKTTTKQEIAQVATIAANNNQEIGNLIADAMEKVGKEGVITVEEAKSMETTLEVVEGMQFDRGYLSPYFITNPDKMECELEDCYILLYEKKISSARDLLPLLEKVAQKGKPILIISEEVEGEALATLVLNKIRGTLQCCAVKAPGYGERRRAMLEDIAILTGGRLISEDLGIKLENVQISDLGRAKKVVVDKDNTTIVEGQGSKKEIQGRIESIRKQIEETKSDYDREKLQERLAKLAGGVAVINVGAATEVEMKQKKALVEDALHATRAAVEEGIVPGGGVALLRASSALEKLKLEGDEKLGVEIVRKALMEPLKQLAENAGENGSIIVEKVKAEKDPNVGFNVETLRFEDMFQAGIIDPTKVTRTALQNAASVAALLVTMEACITEKPEKEKAPPTPPGGYGEY; from the coding sequence ATGGCAGCGAAAGAGATAAAATTTAATGAAGAAGCGAGAAGGGCAATTTTAAGAGGGGTTGAGATTTTAGCCCGTGCGGTAAAAGCGACTCTCGGTCCCAGAGGAAGGAATGTGGCGATTGAGAAGAAATGGGGAGCTCCGACCATCACCAAAGACGGTGTCTCGGTGGCGAAGGAGATTGAACTGGAGGATAAGTTTGAGAATATGGGAGCGCAGATGGTGAAGGAGGTTGCCTCTAAGACTTCGGATGTGGCAGGTGACGGAACAACAACGGCAACGATCCTGGCGGAAGCAATCTACCGCGAGGGGCTAAAGGTTGTAAGTGCCGGAGCCAATGCCATGGCGGTTCAGAGAGGGATTGAGAAGGCGGTAGCCCAGACGGTGGAAGAATTAAAGAAGATGTCAAAGAAGACCACCACCAAACAGGAGATCGCTCAGGTGGCGACAATTGCTGCTAACAATAACCAAGAAATTGGCAACCTGATTGCCGACGCGATGGAAAAAGTTGGGAAAGAGGGTGTCATCACCGTGGAAGAGGCAAAGAGTATGGAGACGACCTTAGAGGTGGTGGAAGGGATGCAATTTGACCGAGGTTATCTCTCGCCTTATTTCATCACCAATCCCGATAAGATGGAATGCGAATTGGAGGATTGTTATATCCTCCTTTATGAGAAAAAGATTTCTTCCGCCCGTGATTTATTGCCCCTCTTAGAGAAGGTTGCCCAGAAAGGGAAGCCGATCCTCATCATCTCGGAAGAGGTGGAAGGTGAAGCGTTAGCTACCTTAGTTTTGAATAAGATTCGGGGAACTTTACAATGTTGTGCGGTTAAAGCCCCCGGCTACGGAGAGAGAAGGAGGGCGATGCTTGAGGATATCGCGATTCTCACCGGTGGTCGACTCATCTCCGAAGATTTAGGGATAAAGTTAGAAAATGTTCAAATCTCCGACTTGGGAAGGGCGAAGAAGGTGGTGGTGGATAAAGATAATACAACAATCGTTGAGGGTCAGGGTTCGAAGAAAGAGATTCAGGGGCGGATTGAGTCCATTCGCAAACAGATTGAGGAGACGAAGTCCGACTATGACCGGGAGAAATTGCAGGAGCGTTTAGCAAAACTGGCTGGTGGTGTGGCAGTGATTAATGTCGGTGCCGCAACTGAGGTGGAGATGAAACAGAAGAAGGCATTAGTGGAAGATGCTCTCCATGCCACCCGCGCCGCGGTGGAGGAAGGGATTGTGCCGGGTGGTGGTGTTGCCCTCTTAAGAGCGAGTAGCGCCTTAGAAAAACTGAAACTGGAAGGCGATGAGAAATTAGGGGTGGAGATTGTGCGGAAGGCATTAATGGAACCATTAAAGCAGTTAGCCGAAAATGCTGGAGAGAATGGCTCCATCATCGTGGAGAAGGTGAAGGCGGAAAAGGATCCAAATGTCGGTTTCAATGTGGAGACACTCCGTTTTGAGGATATGTTCCAAGCAGGAATTATTGACCCAACTAAGGTGACAAGGACCGCTTTACAGAATGCGGCAAGTGTGGCGGCTCTTCTGGTGACAATGGAAGCCTGTATTACCGAGAAGCCGGAGAAAGAGAAGGCACCACCAACCCCACCGGGTGGCTACGGTGAATACTAA
- a CDS encoding acetyl-CoA carboxylase carboxyltransferase subunit alpha codes for MEKEYLDFEKPLQELEEKLRDLLDLGIEDKRVLELKENIIKLKQKIYANLTPWQRVLLARHPSRPYTLDYILRITEDFIELAGDRRYGNDKAIVAGFGKLEGERVCICGHQKGRTTKEKLERNFGMPHPEGYRKALRVMRLAEKFNLPIITFIDTPGAFPGVGAEERGQAEAIAQNLFTMGQLTVPIICVVIGEGGSGGALALGVGDRILALENAIYSVISPEGCASILWRDGSKAAEAAAVLKMTAAELQRFGIIDEIIPEPLGGAHQDWDEAASLVKEAIKRNLALLRGIPEERLLAQRREKFARMGVFKE; via the coding sequence GTGGAAAAGGAATACTTGGATTTTGAGAAACCCCTCCAAGAATTGGAGGAGAAACTTCGGGATCTGTTAGATTTGGGGATAGAGGATAAAAGGGTCTTAGAGTTAAAGGAGAATATTATTAAATTGAAACAGAAGATTTATGCTAACTTAACTCCTTGGCAGAGGGTACTTTTAGCCCGCCACCCTTCTCGCCCTTACACCTTGGATTACATTTTAAGGATTACCGAGGATTTTATTGAATTGGCAGGTGACCGGAGGTATGGTAATGATAAAGCGATCGTGGCTGGTTTTGGGAAATTGGAAGGGGAAAGGGTTTGTATCTGTGGTCACCAGAAGGGAAGAACAACCAAAGAGAAGTTAGAGAGGAATTTTGGGATGCCCCACCCCGAAGGTTATCGGAAGGCATTGCGGGTGATGAGACTGGCGGAGAAGTTTAATCTACCAATCATCACCTTTATTGATACCCCGGGCGCCTTTCCCGGGGTGGGGGCAGAAGAACGCGGGCAAGCCGAAGCGATTGCCCAAAATCTCTTCACCATGGGACAGCTCACCGTCCCCATTATCTGCGTCGTGATTGGGGAAGGAGGTTCGGGTGGTGCCTTAGCCTTAGGGGTTGGGGATAGAATTTTAGCTTTAGAGAATGCTATCTATTCGGTCATTTCCCCAGAAGGTTGCGCTTCTATTCTCTGGCGGGATGGGAGTAAGGCAGCAGAGGCAGCAGCGGTCCTAAAGATGACCGCTGCTGAATTACAGAGATTCGGGATTATAGATGAGATAATCCCGGAACCATTAGGAGGTGCCCATCAGGATTGGGATGAGGCGGCAAGTTTGGTGAAAGAGGCGATCAAGAGGAACCTCGCCCTCCTGCGGGGAATACCAGAAGAAAGATTACTGGCGCAACGTCGGGAAAAATTTGCTCGGATGGGGGTCTTTAAGGAATGA
- a CDS encoding tryptophanase: MRIKLTNNKEIPIEGHRVRIVQKLELPSVDRRLKAMEEAGYNTFLLRTKDIFLDMLTDSGVNAMSDNQLAGMIVADDAYAGGASYYKLLDAVWAVLGYRYAFPTHQGRAAEHLIDKVFLKPGQVVPTNYHFTTTRAHIELLGGTILEIYNDEALNTKSTHPFKGNIDLNKLQDVIKRYGRDKIAYVRMEATANLMGGQPFSMENLKEVKKICQEHNLLLVLDGSLICENAYLIKQREKGYENKSVGEIVKEICTYPDIYYMSARKNTSVRGGLIATNNEKYYLAMRDWLPVYEGFLTYGGMSVKEVEAMAIGMWEMTAEDVAGCAIEQVKYFAQRLLENDIPVVTPPGGLACHLDAKLFLPHIPQEQYPAGALAAAIYLASGIRTMERGTISTDRDKETGKEIMADLELTRIALPRRVYTISHIEYGVDRISWLFKHRDLVKGLKFIDEPPVLRFFFGKLAPIDNWGEKLCTVYKKEVGDY; the protein is encoded by the coding sequence ATGCGCATTAAGTTGACCAATAATAAAGAGATTCCGATTGAAGGCCATCGGGTGAGGATTGTTCAAAAATTAGAACTGCCATCGGTTGACCGGAGGTTAAAGGCGATGGAGGAAGCGGGCTATAACACCTTCCTTTTGCGGACCAAGGACATCTTCTTAGATATGCTCACCGATTCCGGAGTGAATGCGATGTCCGACAATCAATTGGCCGGGATGATAGTTGCCGATGATGCCTATGCCGGGGGTGCCAGTTATTACAAACTCTTGGATGCGGTCTGGGCGGTTTTGGGTTATAGGTATGCCTTTCCCACCCACCAGGGAAGAGCCGCGGAGCACTTGATTGATAAAGTCTTCTTAAAACCGGGTCAAGTTGTCCCCACCAACTACCATTTCACTACCACCCGCGCCCATATTGAACTTTTGGGGGGCACAATCTTAGAGATTTATAACGACGAAGCCTTAAATACAAAAAGTACCCATCCTTTTAAAGGGAATATTGACCTAAATAAACTCCAAGATGTGATTAAAAGATACGGCCGGGATAAGATCGCCTACGTGCGGATGGAGGCAACCGCCAATCTGATGGGTGGTCAACCTTTCTCAATGGAAAATCTGAAAGAAGTGAAAAAGATCTGCCAAGAGCACAACCTACTCTTAGTCCTTGATGGCTCCTTAATCTGTGAGAATGCCTATTTGATAAAACAGAGGGAAAAAGGTTATGAGAATAAGTCGGTGGGGGAGATTGTGAAAGAGATTTGCACCTACCCCGATATCTATTATATGAGTGCCCGTAAGAATACCTCCGTGCGGGGCGGCTTGATTGCTACCAATAACGAAAAGTATTACTTGGCAATGCGCGATTGGCTTCCCGTCTACGAAGGCTTTTTAACCTATGGAGGGATGTCGGTGAAGGAAGTAGAGGCAATGGCGATTGGGATGTGGGAGATGACCGCCGAGGATGTGGCCGGTTGCGCCATTGAGCAGGTAAAATATTTTGCCCAAAGACTTTTGGAAAATGATATCCCAGTTGTCACCCCACCCGGTGGTCTTGCCTGCCACCTTGATGCCAAACTATTTCTGCCCCATATCCCCCAAGAGCAGTATCCGGCTGGAGCATTAGCGGCAGCTATCTATCTCGCCTCCGGTATCCGAACGATGGAAAGGGGAACAATCTCCACCGACCGGGATAAAGAGACCGGGAAGGAGATAATGGCGGATTTGGAACTGACAAGAATCGCTCTGCCGAGAAGGGTTTATACCATTTCCCATATTGAATACGGGGTTGACCGCATCTCTTGGCTTTTTAAGCATCGGGATTTGGTGAAAGGGTTAAAGTTTATTGACGAGCCACCGGTATTGAGATTTTTCTTTGGCAAATTAGCCCCGATTGATAACTGGGGAGAAAAACTCTGTACGGTTTATAAAAAAGAAGTAGGAGATTACTGA
- the miaA gene encoding tRNA (adenosine(37)-N6)-dimethylallyltransferase MiaA — protein sequence MKVLTIVGPTAVGKTEVSFLLALRHNLEIISADSRQVYQFLDIGTAKPPKEMRERVKFHLLDIVSPDKVLSAGDFALRAREVMDRLSQEGRRFLICGGSGLYIRAIFKPLAKIPKIDPKIREELQGKSLELLYQELEKVDPTAAQRIHPQDRQRIIRALEVFFQTKRPLSFFWSGKEGECPYQPFYIGLFLPKKTLYRRIEERLARMMQEGFLEEVRRLLDLGYDENLYPFNAFGYKELMRYLKGKLTLEEALRIIKKKTKDYAKRQLTWFKRERIYWLDNSDPERTVKEIEELFPLGE from the coding sequence GTGAAGGTTTTGACAATTGTCGGACCGACCGCGGTGGGGAAGACCGAGGTCAGTTTCCTCTTGGCCTTACGGCATAACTTAGAGATCATTTCGGCGGATTCGCGGCAGGTTTATCAATTTTTGGATATCGGAACCGCCAAACCGCCGAAGGAGATGCGAGAAAGGGTTAAATTCCATCTCCTTGATATCGTTTCCCCGGATAAGGTTTTGAGTGCTGGTGACTTCGCTCTCCGGGCAAGAGAGGTGATGGATAGACTTTCTCAAGAAGGGAGGAGGTTTTTAATCTGCGGGGGGAGCGGCCTCTATATCCGGGCAATTTTTAAGCCCCTGGCCAAGATCCCAAAGATTGACCCAAAAATTCGGGAGGAGTTGCAGGGAAAGAGTTTGGAACTCCTCTACCAAGAATTAGAGAAAGTTGATCCAACCGCTGCCCAGAGAATCCACCCTCAGGACCGACAGAGAATTATTCGCGCCTTAGAGGTCTTCTTTCAGACAAAAAGACCCCTCTCTTTTTTCTGGTCGGGAAAAGAAGGAGAGTGTCCCTACCAACCATTTTATATTGGCCTTTTCCTGCCTAAGAAGACCCTTTATCGGAGGATAGAGGAACGATTGGCAAGGATGATGCAGGAAGGGTTTTTAGAAGAGGTGCGGAGACTTTTAGATTTGGGTTATGATGAGAACCTTTATCCCTTTAATGCCTTCGGTTATAAAGAACTGATGAGATACCTAAAGGGGAAATTAACCTTAGAAGAGGCGCTGCGGATTATTAAAAAAAAGACAAAGGATTATGCGAAAAGACAGTTGACCTGGTTCAAGAGGGAGAGAATTTACTGGCTTGACAATTCCGACCCGGAGAGGACGGTTAAAGAGATTGAAGAGCTCTTCCCTTTGGGTGAATGA
- a CDS encoding ComEC/Rec2 family competence protein has protein sequence MRPFARRVLFFLILGIIFGEYLPFPLLLLSLLLSLLLLLPTRFFSLYLLFSSLFSLHYHLKRPLFPKEFYFREISFIGKIREEKNGFWVLELNSIFAKGKKMKGEGKANLFMRDSIPLQLGDLLWVRGKLKPLNYPKNPHLFDRNKFLRRQGFIGNLFAQEVEVLAKGKIPFFLRLIISCRNYCSRTLSQYLKGEERALLFALLFGEGKKLPYKVREYFSRAGIYHILAVSGLHIGIFAFSLFILLSVLRIKNWARLFIITFLLLFYLAMAGFSPSATRATIIFLLLLYSSLPQRKTDSFHSLVLAAIFILLFSPTSLFHIGFQLSFIVTAFILLFAHRLYSLFRSHHLPSLIKKYILLPLSVSFSSFLGSFPLLWFHFSQIPLLGIVANLIIIPLVSFLLSSTLLFLLLNLLHPALGQFLSPTLALSSQIILGLGKFFGSQKFSTLNLSPPSLPSLLWLYLLLLLPLKFNERRIRRLWSFFFLIGLNLSLWSSLVKRETVRITFLDTYHSEPILIEVQDKKFLILTGKWEEILDNFLLRKGVKKLAILFLPKIRERELISFLNRGGGLEIEKIIVPKNFSFSLPGVLKVERGYEIIYSGVNFHLLPERSSYNILFWANGQKLIFSFGEEGGNGAFLKKIGGDLSRKKIKKVMEKKDAQYFVIQKRGFHLKGDSSLLNTSSGAIVVEIGKETKIFSSQRGLLPFHRSE, from the coding sequence GTGCGTCCCTTTGCCCGAAGGGTTCTTTTCTTTTTAATTCTCGGTATCATCTTTGGGGAGTATCTCCCCTTTCCTCTCCTTCTCCTCTCTCTCCTCTTATCCCTCCTCCTTCTTCTCCCCACCCGTTTCTTCTCCCTCTATCTTCTCTTCTCCTCCCTCTTCTCTCTCCATTACCATCTGAAACGACCGCTCTTCCCAAAAGAGTTCTACTTTCGGGAAATTTCTTTCATTGGGAAAATAAGAGAAGAGAAAAATGGTTTTTGGGTATTGGAGTTGAATTCAATTTTTGCCAAGGGTAAAAAGATGAAAGGGGAAGGGAAAGCGAATCTCTTTATGAGAGATAGTATCCCTCTCCAATTGGGCGATCTTCTTTGGGTGAGGGGAAAACTCAAACCCTTAAACTATCCCAAGAATCCTCACCTTTTTGACCGAAATAAGTTTTTAAGGCGGCAGGGTTTTATTGGCAACCTCTTTGCCCAAGAGGTGGAAGTCTTAGCGAAAGGGAAAATTCCATTCTTTCTCCGGTTAATCATCTCTTGCCGGAATTATTGCTCCCGCACCCTCAGTCAGTATCTTAAAGGAGAGGAAAGAGCACTTCTCTTTGCCCTACTCTTCGGGGAGGGGAAAAAACTCCCTTATAAAGTGAGGGAGTATTTCTCAAGGGCGGGGATTTATCACATATTGGCGGTTTCCGGTTTGCACATCGGCATTTTCGCTTTCTCCCTCTTTATTCTCCTTTCGGTTTTAAGAATAAAAAATTGGGCAAGGCTTTTTATCATTACTTTTCTTCTTTTATTCTACCTCGCAATGGCCGGTTTTAGTCCCTCCGCAACTCGGGCAACGATTATCTTCTTACTCCTCCTCTATTCCTCTCTCCCCCAGAGGAAGACCGATTCTTTTCATTCTCTTGTCCTCGCTGCCATTTTTATCCTTCTCTTCTCTCCAACCTCCCTCTTTCATATCGGCTTCCAACTCTCTTTTATCGTAACGGCCTTCATCCTTCTATTTGCCCATCGCCTCTATTCCCTTTTCCGCAGTCACCACCTCCCCTCTCTTATCAAAAAATATATCCTTCTTCCTCTTTCTGTTTCCTTTTCTTCTTTTCTCGGATCTTTTCCCCTCCTTTGGTTCCACTTCTCCCAAATACCCCTCCTCGGTATTGTTGCCAATCTCATTATCATCCCCTTAGTCAGTTTCCTATTATCCTCAACCCTTCTCTTTCTTCTCCTCAATTTACTTCATCCCGCTTTGGGGCAATTTCTCTCCCCTACCTTGGCTCTTTCCTCCCAAATAATTTTAGGATTGGGTAAATTCTTTGGCTCGCAAAAATTTTCTACTCTTAACCTCAGCCCACCTTCCCTCCCCTCTCTTCTTTGGCTTTACCTTTTACTCCTCCTGCCATTAAAATTTAACGAGAGAAGGATAAGAAGATTATGGTCATTTTTCTTCCTTATCGGTCTCAACCTTTCCCTTTGGTCTTCCCTGGTAAAAAGGGAAACAGTTCGGATAACATTTCTTGACACCTACCACTCCGAGCCGATCTTGATCGAAGTCCAAGATAAGAAGTTTCTCATCCTCACCGGGAAATGGGAAGAAATTTTGGATAACTTTCTTCTCCGGAAAGGGGTAAAAAAATTAGCTATCCTCTTTCTCCCCAAAATTAGGGAAAGAGAGTTAATTTCTTTCTTAAATAGAGGTGGTGGGTTAGAGATAGAAAAGATAATTGTCCCCAAGAATTTTTCTTTTTCCCTGCCCGGGGTATTAAAAGTAGAGAGGGGATACGAGATAATCTATTCGGGAGTAAATTTCCACCTCCTCCCGGAAAGATCTTCCTACAATATCCTTTTTTGGGCTAATGGCCAAAAACTAATTTTCTCTTTTGGGGAAGAAGGAGGAAATGGGGCTTTCCTTAAAAAGATTGGTGGGGATTTAAGTAGGAAAAAGATTAAAAAGGTGATGGAAAAGAAGGATGCTCAGTATTTTGTCATCCAGAAAAGAGGGTTTCATTTGAAAGGAGATTCTTCTTTATTGAATACATCTTCCGGAGCGATTGTGGTGGAGATTGGGAAGGAGACAAAAATCTTTTCTTCTCAAAGAGGACTACTTCCTTTCCACCGGAGCGAATAA